The following nucleotide sequence is from Toxoplasma gondii ME49 chromosome IV, whole genome shotgun sequence.
TAAGTGAAGGGGCTGGCGAAGACTAGGTATTCAGGGGGGCTGGTGCCTGTAATTATATATGCTTGACAGTGTTTTAGCTGGTAATTACAAGAACTCGCTTCTGTGCGGTACGTTTGCTGCTCTCACATGTATGTACTGCCAAGTTCTGTGTATACGTACGTCTAGGGAAGAAAGCGTGCACGTCCTTGAACACAAGTGCCTGTGTCAGTCTGTTTTCGTTGAGGTCGAGCACACTAAACATGTTTCAGACACACGTAAATATCTCACTAAAAGGTTGCCGGAAATGAAGACGTGGCGCATTTCGTCGTCGTTGACTTGTCTCTTCCCCACACCTCGAACAGAGCAGACGATGTTCGAGCATGCACAAGGATGACCACGCTTTGCACGACTCGGAAACGACACTTCCGCGTAGTGTTGCATCCGACAGCCTATAGAAGGCTGAATGCTACAGCCGCTCCTGTCATTGCCATCAGAAGCGTAGAAAGAGTAGACGGCCGCCGGCTCATGGATCGCATTTGCCGCCACAGGCGTTTGGTTTTTGGAAAGTCTGTTGGTGGCTATGTGCCAGAGAAGAGCCAACCCATCAACACTGGCATTTTTACGCTGTTCGGATTGAACAATCTATTCAGAATGGCCACGATTGGTTCAGATTATCTAAGACATAAGATTAGTGTTGGTGCAAAACGTTCGAGCAAACCTAGTGACTGCCGGTTTTACCAGAAAGAATGACTAGTGGAAGCCAAGTGAGCTATCGGCaacaaggaaagaaagcaacCGGCAACAGAAAAAGCAGCTCGCTGAGGCGCACCGGGGAGAGTAAAGTTTAGACGCAGTGCAGTTTAATCTCATGCTGTTAGGATAATCAAATTGATTTCAtctgttctttttctgtttgcttcAAAACAATTCATCGGAAGTCAATGGAGTAATCGAGGGGAAGTGACAACGATTTACGTACTGCTCGTAGAGGCTTGCCGTTTTGGCTTGGGGAATGACTGTACTGCGTGCGAATTTGTGTAAATACAGACCCGTTGTGGACTATCTGACATGGCTACAGCCAGATGTATTTCAGTGCACAGCTAATCTTTATGCATGCCGTTATGGCCAATCTCAGATACAAATACAAACGACAGTGTTGCACTGTTTTTTGCTGCACTGTACCTGCACACTGAAGAGCAGCAGCTGAGAATTTGTAATTCCCATGCCTTGCATGCAGGGTGATGTCGTTGGAATGTCAGTCTCTCATATCCATCTACTACCCTTCTTAGAAGACGGATCTTGATGTTCGACGCCATTGTTGTACGAATGCAATTAGGTTTGCCCAAACTGCAATCTACTGCCCCATGCCTGTCTAGTATTCAGTCGACTCGTGGAAAAGCATGAGAAGGAACCCTCAGAACCAATTTGTGATCGGTCGGAAAAGTGCTTATATGCTCGAAACGAGTTTTGTCTCTTTATGTCTCGTCTACATGAAGCTGGAATGCACCTGTTATCTTTGATAATAAAGAACGCTGTGAACCAACTGAACCCCTCGAAGTCGTCTAGCCTGGTGAAGGCATTTCTGCAAGTTGATGGGGCCGTGGGATTAATTGGGCCTCCCCCGTGAAGTTCCAAACAAAGCACTAAGCGCGACAAGTACATTTACCGCATCCATAATAAGTTATTCATACAAGACTGAGGTGCAGAACAAGCTGCTTCACTAGATATGCGGGTACTTGATGGGCGGTCTTCGGCGCTGCATCTGTTTTCATCCGACAAATTCCCTGTGTTTTGTTAGATGGACGACGCCGCTGGGACCATCCAGAGACAAACGATCTATCCAAAAGTACCGAAACTGAAAAGCCACTACAAGGCTTGTGGCTATATCATGGTGAGGCGGTACCTCTGGGTATGGCTTTCTGTTCCGGTTTTTAGCAACCGCCCTGAGTCGATAACGAACCTGTCTCGCGAACGCAAAAATGCTGTTGTGACACGGATGAGATACAGAGCTCAAATCCTATCCTCATATAGGTGGAATCGCGGCATGCGCTATCACCTGCAAAACAGCGAATGCGGCATTTGACGTTGGCTGTGATTTATGTTGTCTCGTGCCACTCGAGACGGATGGAGTCCATGGACAGCTGCCGTCCTAAAGGGTCCCGCCCAGAACtgtataactcaaatcgaataaaccGCTATTTTGTCTCATCCATAGCATGTAACAATTGTGTCGATTCGTGTGTTTCTTGTTCGGTGGTGGCGCACGTAAAACTACAAAGCGTGGGGAAGTCAGAGAGTCCGTTGGTGCAAGGTCAAGCTGTTCCCATTTCGGCGTGCTCTTCCAAACAGGGGCCCCACGGAACGCACCATCCGGAACTCGTGGTGCCCGAGTCAGCTAGGCATAAAGCGCAGCATGCATCCGGTTAAGCACAGCACTAAAGAGAGTCGGTGGTAAGTGCGTTTTTGCGGTTATTGAAGCCGCTCTCGGTTTTCGTGCAGCTGCACGACCCTTTGTTGGGGATCTACGGGACGGTTGGCGGGGAGACAGCGTAGAGCACAGAGCTCGGCTGGTGAGGATAGCATGCTCGACGTGCAACCGGCCGCGGGCTTGAGCGCAGTAAGTGGATTCAAGTTCGTGGCCTTGCCGGGGGGTACCGCTTCCAAAGGGGAAGCGACAGGTGCTGCTGAGAACCAGGCACCAAACAAACAGAAaatttctttcttcgctcttgggtctgcttcttcacctctGTTTATGTCTCGTCAATCCCTGTGCCGTCTTGACTTGTTTTTATATATACCTTTTTAACACCGCCCCGCCGTTCACTACTTGCACTTTCGCTCGAGCGTCGCCCAGCAGGCCGCATCCGAGGCGCGCTCCCTACGCAGCAAACGCACTTATAGCAGTCAAGGGGGGCGCTGCATACTGATCGTCCCACCAATCAAAACACTTTACTTGCAAACGTAGCAGGCTTAACAAACCTGTTGAGCCGCGGAAAGGATTGCATCGGTTTATGCGTGTTGTTAAGTGGTGCCTAATGCTTTGTTTTCGTGCTTTTCCTGTCACAGAGGCTGCGGTCCAAGCGACTTGCAGTCTGGCACCGCGACCTTCTGTGGGGCGCGGCGATCGTCTGTAGTGTACAGACAGTTGATCTGCGCTGACGTGTCCTTAGCGTTCCATTCTCATCGCATGTCACTTCCCTCGTTTCCGTTACTTTGTGATATGTTCTGTATCAGCGAATCAGGTGTTTTTTTACGATCCGTAAAGTGGATCGGACCGTTTTCACCATCGCGTCCACAGCAAGGGGCTCACCAAAGTTTTGGGGACGGACCTGCTCATAATTCACTGTTCAGAAAGACTTACTCTTGAAAACCGAAAGCGAccaaagaaagaagcgcggaagaagcggaacagaaaaacgagctcAAGTCTCCTTTTATATGTGTGGGCTGCCGTGGTACGCTCTTCCACTTGCGTTGCACAGTCCGTGCATTTAAGTGCAAGTGTGGGCATGACAGCATCCTGTTGCCAAAGACGAGCACAACGTATTTGCGAGTCGTGAACGAGTCTCAACGACCGTCTAGAGTGTCTCAGTGTTGAGACAGCGACTCGTTGCCAGCTTTTTAAATTTGGATCACGGTTGTTGGAAAATCGGGAGCCCGATCAAAAAAAGATGCCGTGTCCGCCTTTGTTTAACGAAATTGAAACCTGTACATTTCTTATGCCACTGTACAATTGATTTTCTTGTCCGTATGTATTTGCACGCGACAGAAGGAGCAAGTATTATTGGTACGTTGTTCACGTTCTGTATTCTGCGCTCACGGGACTAGTTGGATTGGGTGGATTCGTCTCATCCGACCGTCCCCCCACCCTGCTGCCCTAGCTTGTCTCGAAGTATTtctttcgtgtcttctcACTTCTTTTACCGGGAATCATCCTTCTGTCTGGTTTCGCCGCGGCGCATCTCGATACCTTCCGCCCTCTGTATCATCGACCTTTTTCGTGCTGAAGACTCAGGGAGCCTAACAGGCCGAGCGCCGTAAGGAAATACATTTGCATTTAATCGTCCGCGCGTGACACTGCTCCTGTGCCAGAAGACTGACCAGTTCGCTCGAATGTGGACTGAGGAGCACGTAGCTTGGCGAAAGTGACATCGTGTAGCACCCGAACAGTCTGAAAACCAGGCGGGCACTCACTGTGTTGTGTCCTTCAGTTGTAGTTACACTGTCTTCCATTATCTGGTGCTTGGATCCTCTCATAACACTGAAGACCGAtttgccttttctctgtcgcaaCCACAAGTCGTGTAATCCGTATCATCGTAGCCTTGGTTAATCAGGCCACCCATTCAACTCAAGAAACTCATTCTTTCGCGATGTTGCTGGACTTCTGTTGATCTACAAGCGTTGCGGCGGCTTATTCAGTCATATATATGAGTAGGGGTAATTATTTTTTGCAACCGTAGTTAGCGTCGCCACTAAGGGAGGGGAAATTCGAACCTTGCCGTAGCTTGGATTTTGCTGTTGCTGtgtcttttcgtctttgcaGGGTTTCAGCTTTTTTTCGAACGCGGTGCTCTCTGCCCAAAGCATTTTGCTCACAAAGTTTTCGGCTGTGCCTGGTCGCGGTGATCTACCGGGAcgccgtttttttctcccttctggAGACCCGTTCTCGCCAGCCTCCGGCTGGTTGCGACCGAGTAGCAGGCGGGGAGTCTTTTCTaaggaaaaaagggaaagcATTCTTCTGCCGCTGTCCGTGTACCGATGGTAGACCTTCAAGATCAGCCGTTTTCGGGGTCCGCTGACCTGGACACCCCGATTCCGGCTTCGATAATGTACGACTCAGACCTCTCTAAGATCTTCGCGGCCCTCGCCGCACCGCTCTTGCAGAGCCAAGAGCTTGGTATGTTGAGCCACGAAGACTGTTCTGCGGATACAAACGCAGAAGACTGCACGCCGCGGACTACGGACCAGGACGGCATTGTCGACGCCTACGGCGCTGTCAATCGTTCGGCCAAAGGCAGTCGCTGTTTGAGCGATCAGTCGCCGCGCAAGTGCCAGGCAGACTTGTCTAGCGACCTAACTTTCGCTGCTCTCAAGGCTCTCGCGGGTCACCTGGAGAGCCTTGAGGCGAGCGGCGGGAGCGAGAGGTGCTCACCCCGCGCCCGAAAATTAGGGCGCGGCGAGTCGTCTCCTGGCGCGTGTGAAGAAGGCCTCAGGGAACACGAGTCGAGCGACAGAATCGAATCGTCCCGCATGCACGCGGTAGCGGAGCGCCAGAGACTGGCGGCAGATGCAGAAAAGGTCGGGCTCGGTGTCGAGAGGCCGAATGTGGACTGTTCGTCAGGCGATGCGGTTTCAATGGGGCTCCAACTCGAGGACTTGTCTTCGGGGATGGCGCTGTTCGGCCGCGGGCTGAAGCGCGCGGCGTCCCAATGTTTCGATGGAGAGGGATTCGCAGACGCCTCGCCCACAGACAGCACACGCTCTGGCGGGGACGGGCCTCGCAGCGACAGGCGGAAGAGCCCTAAGATCGGAGACACGGATTCGGGGAAGCGAAGCGACTGCGAACTCCTCGGCGTCGACCAGCTCCTGAAGGAAGACCTAGAAGACGTTCTGGAGCTGGAGCAAGCCACGTCACAACTACTGCTCAGCGACTCAGACTCTACGAGTCTGCGTGAGACGCAAACGCCTCAATTCAGGTGAGGCGGCCACATTCACATTTAAATGACTCCAGCAACCATGCAGGTATAGATGCCACGCTTGAAACTGCTTTTTTATCCACAAGTGTTAGTCGCGAATGCAAAATTCCTTCACACTTAATTGATTTTCTTGCCAGTGGCTCTTGATCTGGTATAACACAGCCAGATGACAGACCCGGTTTCGCGTGAACGAAAGGTAGCGAAACGGGAAATTTGGCATGCCAGATTATACGAAAGTACTAACTTCGGGCGAGCGGTCCACCTAAACTCGTCTTTCGAAAGACATGAGGGAATCCTGCGTGTTTTCCCTGTTGCAAGCAGAGGGTTGCTTGACCTGCCACCTCCCGCTGTCAAATCTTTTGACGTCCACGCGTCGCGATCGCCCGATTTTGGCTTCGGCACCAAGATCGAATCGACTGGGCAACCGTCGACGGGTGGACTTCCGAGCATCCTGCCCCGATCCTTCCGCAGCCGCAGCGACTACCTGTCGTTATGCAGTTTGCAGACAGGATCCTCGGATTTggggaaagagcgagaaccaAGAAGTCTAGAAGAGCTGAAGTCTCTAGCCGGAAACGAAGGTAAGCAGGCACTAGCCACAAAATAGGCAGTGTCGCCCCCACGAACTGCAAACGGCCCTCTTTCGTTCTCCGAGATTGCGAATTTGTTAAAGACACTGACGGGAAGACAAGGTTGCGTTTGAATAACTaaagagacgcagaatcCACCTTCGGTGTCTGTAGGCGTTTGTTCAGATGGCACAGTCAGATCAGAGCTGGCCGCTGGCCTTGTTTTTATGGCTTGAGAAGGAGACATGTGGTATATCTGTTGGCCACCATGTTGTATACGTGGACTCGTTGAGACGTGTCACACCACCCAGAAGTCAGAATGACTTTCTGTAGCGAGTACGATCTGTGCGCATAAACGACTAAGTCGGCCGTTCCCGTGTGTTGCCTTGTTCGTTCCAGAGCTGGGTCTTACGGAAATACACATACTCGCCGAAGGCTTGGCGAAAGAGTTCATGGAGACATGCTGTGCGAGGCTGAGGCCTGAGGGCTACCGAAACTGCAGACTCAAATACCGCCGGGATAATTTGTCCTTCACCGTCGTGTCGAAGAGCCGGTCACGGTGCAGCAGCCCGCGGATTGACAGTCGCAACGGTAGATACACTCCGCGGTCTGCGTTGAAGGAGGGACCTTCGCCTTGGTCCTCGGGAGCTGGTATGTTTGCGACTCCATTTGGATCGAGTGGAGGCCACATTGGACTGGCAGGAAACCCGTCGGTGTATGGGGAGATGCGCCTGCCTTGCGGCTCACGCTCCATGGGAGAGAGCGGCGTGAACGATTCTACAGTGGCGGCGGTTGTGCACGCTTTTTTGAAAGCCACGTCTATCCTTGCGGATGCGACAGTACAGCTGCATCGCGAGAGACTAGGTGCAGGGGCTGTACCCAGTCCTCAAGAAGGATTTAGACCCGTGTCCAACACGAAAGCAGAGTATCAGCTGGAGGCTTTCCGCAGATCCGCGTAATAACGAGGCGAAGATCCACACATTGACAGGAGACACGCAGGGAGCAACTGGAGCTGAGTGCTCGCCTGCAGCTGCGATTCTGGCTTGCGTCCCCATGAGCAATGCCAAGGAAATGAGGGGAGCACTCCTTCCCTGTTTGGCTCCACCCTTCCAGGCGGTGAAGTCACCGTCTGCCGCCGGGAGGCCTGTTCCGGGAAGACCCTGGAATTCTCCCGAGCGCTGTTGCTTGTGTTTTTGGACATGTGAACGCAGCACCACTTCGTTGCTTCACTATACACGTCTGTGGCGCGTTTATACAGAAGACCAGCTCTTTCAAGACAAAGGGTGCTTCGTAGTTTTACACATACAGGAAAAAGTGCGTTTTGCGTGTGAATATACGCGCTAGCATGGCATACAAAGGATTTGTCACGGGGGTAGACTATCGGGGAAGAAACGAGTACGCCCGCGGTCTTGTGTTGGATACCCTCCATATACTCCGCGACACTCGCTACGTACGAAGTTTGTTTAGATGCAATTGTTTTTTAACCTAGCCCACTCGCACTCGGTGCTTGGACGACGCACATGCCGGGAGCGCCGACTATACAGGAAACCAACTCTCTCCGAAGGGTTCTCCACCATAGATACGAAACCTTCTTGCTTTATCACTTGCTTCACTTTTACTTGCCTTCACGACCTCTGTGTTTCCGGGATATGGGTCCATACACTAGCGGTGTTCCTACCGCTTTTACTGAGGACTGGAGCCGCTCTGAGAGGTCGCTGTCCTCCATCCGTGTATACTGTCCGCGTCCGTGTTccagtttctctccgtttgcgTCCATAAATCGATGCGTTGACAGCGCGATTATACAGTACATATGATATGTCAAAGGAAGGGGTTTTCACGTTGCTGCACAGATGGAAAACCACTTGTTTTGTCATGCAGCGCATGCCGTGTCGGTGCTAGGACGTTCGTGTCGTTGTGCAGGCGTCGGGGTATTCGTGGTGCATTCCCTGTTTCCCAGTGTGGCGTCTGTGACTGACTTAGTGTCTTTACGGAGCGAGGTCAATAAACATGGTTATTAAATCACAAAGCTCCCCGACTCGCCTCCCAGAAAATGTAACATCGAGGGCGTGATCCCAGGAGAGACCAGCTCTGTCAAATGAGGGGCCGTTCAGTGGTACAGAATCGAGTGAACCCCACGTGCTTGTCACCTGCGTCATTGCGCGCCTGCCACCTACAAAAAAGGCGGCTTTTCCCCGTGAGAATTGAGGGGTACAGGATTCTAATCTTCCTGTCATCGTTGAATCTGTAGCATCTGCGGCATCTGTACCTGAAAACGTCTTGCATGAAGCTTTTTCATATTTATCGTCGATGACATGTGCGCAATTCGCGCCCGTAGTGGCTCGGTACGAATCAAACGTCAGCCTCACACCTAGACAGCAGCATGCGCCTCACAACAGAAGGCTGTTTTCGTATCAGGCTGTCTTGCTGTCGCATCCATGCCATTTGTGTTTGGTGTGATTTCCACCGAGCTGTCGCCTTATCGATGGACAGCCTCACACCAGATGTGTACATGCCACTTCTCTGTACAATTCGTGCCGCTCAGAGAGATAGCTACTTTCTAACCGTGTTCTATCGGCTTCCATATTTGACCGAATTCTCTCCGCGTTGCTCCCACATACCGATGCGTTGACAGCGTGATTATACAGTACATGTGATATGCCAAAGGACAGGGTTTTCACTTTGGTCCACAGATGGAAAACCATTTGTCTCGTTATCCCGCTCACGCCGTGTCGGTGCTAGGGCGTTCGTGTCCTTGCGCAGGCGTCGGGGTATTCGTGGTGCATTCCCTGTTTCCCTGTGTGGCGTCTGTGACTGACTTAGTGTCTTTACGGAGCGAGGTCAATAAACATGGTTATTAAATCACAAAGCTCCCCGACTCGCCTCCCAGAAAATGTAACATCGAGGGCGTGATCCCAGGAGAGACCAGCTCTGTCAAGCGGGGGGCCGTTCAGTGGTACAGAATCGAGTGAACCCCACGTGCTTGTCACCTGCGTCATTGCGCGCCTGCCACCTACACAAAGGGCGGTTTTCCCCGTGAGAATTGAGGGGTACAGGATTCTAATCTTCCTGTCATCGTTGAATCTGTAGCATCTGCGGCATCTGTACCTGAAAACGTCTTGCATGAAGCTTTTTCATATTTATCGTCGATGACATGTGCGCAATTCGCGCCCGTAGTGGCTCGGTACGAATCAAACGTCAGCCTCACACCTAGACAGCAGCATGCGCCTCACAACAGAAGGCTGTTTTCGTATCAGGCTGTCTTGCTGTCGCATCCATGCCATTTGTGTTTGGTGTGATTTCCACCGAGCTGTCGCCTTATCGATGGACAGCCTCACGCCAGATGTGTACATGCCACTTCTCTGTACAATTCGTGCCGCTCAGAGAGATAGCTACTTTCTAACCGTGTTCTGTCGGCTTCCATATTTGACCGAATTCTCTCCGCGTTGCTCCCACATACCGATGCGTTGACAGCGTGATTATACAGTACATGTGATATGCCAAAGGACAGGGTTTTCACTTTGGTCCACAGATGGAAAACCATTTGTCTCGTTATCCCGCTCATGCCGTGTCGGTGCTAGGGCGTTCGTGTCCTTGCGCAGGCGTCGGGGTATTCGTGGTGCATTCCCTGTTTCCCTGTGTGACATCTGCCGCTTGCGTCGTGAATTAACAAAGTTATGGCGTTGAAAGCTGATTCATCCAGTTGTTTTGCTGTATGTGCAAAAGCGTTTCCCGCTTGGTTCGGAACGGCATTCACGGCAGTGGTGACGGTCTGTGGGTCATCAACTCGGAATAGATCGTGCTGTTATCCTGAATACGCCGAGAAATTTCTTCCTCATATCTGCGTCATCTGCAAGTGCCGGCTCAGACAGTCGGAACTCCCTTGCACCGTAATCGAGACTAAATGCTCCAGAATCTTGCTCCCTGGCAGGTGGAGCTAGAGCCGTCTGCGGGTCATCAAATGCATCTGGGTGTACTCTTTTGGAGCGATagcttttttttccttcggTTCAGATGACACACACGTCCGTAGAGCCATTACACAGATCAACTGTTCCCAGAGAGAGGTTCGCTCGGATGGCAGGCCGGTCTACGCGCACATAAACACAAGACTACCTCTGATTGGTGTAGAGGCTGTTGTGTCTGCTCAGTGTTCCACCGTGGCATTCGCGTGTATACAAAAGATACCTCTGTTTTTTACGTTTCCGCCAGGCGACACGTGTGCTCGATGTTTGCGTGGATTCTGTATCCCGCACGCCGTGTGTATTATACGTCCATTCACATCCAATTTTGTGTCTAATCAAAGAGcgcctccttcttgtctcggTTTGAAACGTAAACATGCGTTAACGTGCAAGTATCAAATAGAAGATCTCTGGAGCAAATGCACTCTTTAGACGCGTGGCGCATACCGAGAAGCCACGGTTTGTTATCTGGGTTATTCCCGCTGGGCGTGGGTGTAGGAAGACAGTCGGTTTCCATGCGTTTCTGGATCATCCAGTGTAGCCTGTGCCGCGATCATTCCCGGGTAATTCCCGGGGTTGTTGTTCACGTGCATCTGCATTTTCGGCATtgctctcggcttcttcctgtcttctctcggcctAAAGGCGTTCCCTGTTGACGGCAAAGCATCTCGCACAGCGAGTTACCAATCTGTGAAAACTGAGGGTAGGTCGGGAGGTGGGACGCCTCCTCTTCAGCATTAAGACGTCGGCTCTTGAATGAAAACATGCTCGTTCCTGTATACGCCACCAATGGAAAATGCAGCAAGTTTTGTCATCCTCCTTGGCCTCCTGCTTCGTGCTTCAAAGTTGAAGAGGTCTACCCCATGGGGGAAAAGTGCTACATTTCACTACGGCCCTCCGTGGCCTCCGCTTC
It contains:
- a CDS encoding hypothetical protein (encoded by transcript TGME49_320090) is translated as MVDLQDQPFSGSADLDTPIPASIMYDSDLSKIFAALAAPLLQSQELGMLSHEDCSADTNAEDCTPRTTDQDGIVDAYGAVNRSAKGSRCLSDQSPRKCQADLSSDLTFAALKALAGHLESLEASGGSERCSPRARKLGRGESSPGACEEGLREHESSDRIESSRMHAVAERQRLAADAEKVGLGVERPNVDCSSGDAVSMGLQLEDLSSGMALFGRGLKRAASQCFDGEGFADASPTDSTRSGGDGPRSDRRKSPKIGDTDSGKRSDCELLGVDQLLKEDLEDVLELEQATSQLLLSDSDSTSLRETQTPQFRGLLDLPPPAVKSFDVHASRSPDFGFGTKIESTGQPSTGGLPSILPRSFRSRSDYLSLCSLQTGSSDLGKEREPRSLEELKSLAGNEELGLTEIHILAEGLAKEFMETCCARLRPEGYRNCRLKYRRDNLSFTVVSKSRSRCSSPRIDSRNGRYTPRSALKEGPSPWSSGAGMFATPFGSSGGHIGLAGNPSVYGEMRLPCGSRSMGESGVNDSTVAAVVHAFLKATSILADATVQLHRERLGAGAVPSPQEGFRPVSNTKAEYQLEAFRRSA